Proteins from a genomic interval of Thamnophis elegans isolate rThaEle1 chromosome 2, rThaEle1.pri, whole genome shotgun sequence:
- the LOC116504552 gene encoding CD82 antigen-like, producing the protein MFRFCWDFWFKQKSQDSIQRETMVGFCCKRVNLYLFFFFNQLFFILGALMVGIGSWILVDQKAFIPILQNSSPTFKTGVYVFIGAGAITMVLGFLGCLGAFFGIRFTLGLYFACLLLILSAQITAGLMIYFQQSSLRARIPEVVIDLLQTYDSSDDTNQVLEAAWDFVQTMFACCGWNGPEDWQLNKILWAGKMRFYPCSCSNHTENASIGTGFCALEPYLDTTNVTDWPVKKQGCRMMVLTWLQGNFNVFLGVCTGLAITELLGIGLSIHLFKTKICLH; encoded by the coding sequence ATGTTCCGTTTCTGTTgggatttctggtttaaacagaaATCCCAAGATTCTATTCAAAGGGAGACGATGGTGGGATTTTGCTGTAAGAGAGTCAACCtatacttatttttcttcttcaatcaaCTGTTCTTCATCTTGGGGGCGCTGATGGTTGGGATCGGGAGCTGGATTTTGGTTGACCAAAAGGCCTTCATTCCCATCCTGCAGAATTCGTCTCCCACGTTCAAAACTGGGGTCTACGTCTTCATCGGAGCCGGTGCCATCACCATGGTGCTTGGCTTCCTGGGATGCTTAGGGGCCTTCTTTGGCATCCGGTTCACCCTTGGCCTCTACTTCGCCTGCCTGTTGCTCATCCTCTCGGCCCAGATCACTGCTGGCCTGATGATCTACTTCCAACAGAGCTCGCTGAGAGCCAGGATACCCGAGGTGGTGATTGATCTCCTGCAGACATATGACTCTTCCGACGATACGAACCAGGTCCTCGAAGCCGCTTGGGACTTTGTTCAAACCATGTTCGCGTGCTGTGGCTGGAACGGACCCGAAGACTGGCAACTCAACAAAATCCTTTGGGCAGGCAAAATGCGCTTCTATCCATGTTCTTGCAGCAACCACACAGAGAATGCCTCCATAGGGACAGGTTTCTGTGCTCTGGAGCCCTATTTGGATACAACCAACGTGACCGACTGGCCCGTGAAGAAGCAGGGGTGCCGGATGATGGTGCTGACCTGGTTGCAAGGAAATTTCAACGTCTTTCTTGGGGTCTGCACAGGATTGGCCATCACAGAGCTGCTGGGGATAGGGCTCTCTATCCACCTCTTCAAAACCAAAATATGCCTACACTAA